A genomic region of Actinomycetes bacterium contains the following coding sequences:
- a CDS encoding dienelactone hydrolase family protein translates to MGELIDFPVNGSTCPGYFAVSATGSGPGVLVIQEWWGLVPHITDVCDRFAEAGFTALAPDLYRGETTTEPDEAGKLMMALNVEAASKDMDAAIDYLTGRDEVSSQRVGVIGFCMGGGLALVVAANSASKVGAVAPFYGLIPWEDAKPDFSAIEAPIRGHFAELDGFFGPEAAAALEEELRGLGKDAAITVHEGADHAFFNDTRPDVYAEPASRRAWDETVSFFREALA, encoded by the coding sequence ATGGGTGAACTGATCGACTTCCCTGTCAACGGCTCGACCTGCCCGGGATACTTCGCTGTGTCAGCCACCGGCTCCGGTCCCGGCGTGCTCGTGATCCAGGAATGGTGGGGTCTCGTGCCGCACATCACCGATGTGTGTGATCGCTTCGCCGAGGCCGGGTTCACCGCCCTCGCACCGGACTTGTACCGGGGTGAGACCACAACCGAGCCCGACGAGGCCGGCAAGCTGATGATGGCCCTCAACGTCGAGGCTGCATCCAAGGACATGGATGCCGCAATCGACTACCTGACCGGCCGCGACGAGGTGAGCTCGCAGCGCGTCGGGGTGATCGGGTTCTGCATGGGTGGTGGTCTGGCCCTGGTCGTAGCTGCCAATTCGGCGTCGAAGGTGGGCGCGGTGGCGCCGTTCTACGGCCTCATCCCCTGGGAAGACGCAAAGCCGGACTTCTCAGCAATCGAAGCGCCCATCCGGGGGCATTTCGCCGAGCTCGACGGCTTCTTCGGACCCGAGGCCGCCGCAGCCCTCGAAGAGGAACTGAGGGGGCTCGGCAAGGACGCCGCCATCACCGTCCATGAGGGTGCCGACCACGCCTTCTTCAACGACACGCGACCCGATGTCTACGCGGAGCCAGCCAGCCGGCGCGCCTGGGACGAGACGGTCTCGTTCTTCCGCGAAGCCCTGGCCTGA
- a CDS encoding SDR family oxidoreductase, producing the protein MSKPNSHSVLPTNQLEGKVAIVTGASSGLGHRFAEVLHGAGAHVVVAARRQDRLDELASALGDRVTAVAADLSDTAQRERLVQEAFDVAGHLDVLVNNAGYGTPAPAEEEPLEHFLMTLEINLVAVFHLSQLAGRHMLAAGRGSIVNISSILGMVGSAPVKEVSYCAAKGGVVNMTRALGAEWARKGVRVNSIAPGWFPTEMTQEQMFDDAAGMDFISRNTPMGRGGELHELDGALLFLAGDDSTYVTGQNIAVDGGWLAR; encoded by the coding sequence ATGTCAAAGCCGAACTCCCACAGCGTGCTCCCGACCAACCAGCTCGAGGGCAAGGTGGCGATCGTCACCGGCGCGTCGTCAGGCCTCGGCCACCGTTTCGCCGAGGTACTGCATGGTGCCGGTGCCCACGTGGTTGTGGCGGCGCGCCGCCAGGACCGCCTGGACGAGCTCGCGTCGGCACTGGGTGACCGGGTCACTGCGGTCGCAGCGGACCTGTCGGACACGGCACAGCGCGAGCGCCTGGTGCAGGAGGCCTTCGACGTGGCCGGCCACCTCGACGTGCTGGTCAACAACGCCGGCTACGGAACCCCGGCGCCTGCCGAAGAGGAGCCGCTCGAACACTTCCTGATGACTCTCGAGATCAACCTGGTGGCCGTGTTCCACCTGTCGCAGCTGGCCGGGCGGCACATGCTCGCCGCCGGGCGGGGAAGCATCGTCAACATCTCGTCGATACTCGGCATGGTCGGCTCCGCGCCGGTCAAGGAGGTGTCGTACTGTGCGGCCAAGGGTGGCGTGGTCAACATGACCCGCGCCCTCGGAGCGGAGTGGGCCCGCAAGGGTGTGCGCGTCAACTCGATCGCTCCCGGCTGGTTCCCCACCGAGATGACCCAGGAGCAGATGTTCGACGACGCAGCCGGGATGGACTTCATCAGCCGCAACACGCCCATGGGGCGCGGCGGCGAGCTGCACGAGCTGGATGGTGCGCTGCTGTTCCTCGCGGGCGACGACTCGACCTACGTCACCGGCCAGAACATCGCCGTCGACGGCGGCTGGCTGGCTCGCTGA
- a CDS encoding VOC family protein encodes MDASLGFYAEYASMEVVHERGEPGERVAWISDRTRPFVVVLLERSVDHRLGGWSHLGIGVESRQAVDDGLQRAVAAGFDALGPFDAGPPVGYWGIIADPDGHNLELAYGQEVGITVANAG; translated from the coding sequence ATGGACGCGAGCCTCGGGTTCTACGCCGAGTATGCGTCGATGGAGGTGGTGCATGAGCGAGGCGAACCCGGCGAACGCGTGGCGTGGATCTCCGACCGCACCCGCCCATTCGTGGTGGTGCTGCTGGAGCGCAGTGTCGACCACCGTCTCGGCGGATGGTCCCACCTCGGGATCGGCGTGGAGTCGCGCCAGGCGGTCGACGACGGACTCCAACGGGCTGTCGCTGCGGGTTTCGACGCGCTCGGCCCCTTCGATGCGGGCCCGCCCGTGGGCTACTGGGGGATCATCGCCGACCCCGACGGCCACAACCTCGAGCTGGCATACGGCCAGGAGGTCGGCATCACCGTGGCCAACGCCGGCTGA
- a CDS encoding RNA methyltransferase yields the protein MRHEDRGHGRGAGWGSWHGATVRCAAVTDNAGEDASQEVGVGPHPQPWPDDPRLAPELLEAGDRRNVIDRFRYWRTEAIAEELAGSAFPFHVAIENFRHDMNIGTVVRNANAFGAAGVHIVGKRRWNRRGAMVTDRYLDVHHHDSVAALGEWADEAALALVGIDNLADSTPLEGAPLPRDCVLLFGQEGPGLSAEAHALCAEVRSITMYGSTRSINAGVASGIAMHSWLAAHAGHR from the coding sequence ATGCGCCACGAGGATCGTGGCCACGGCCGGGGAGCCGGCTGGGGGTCTTGGCACGGAGCCACGGTACGGTGCGCTGCCGTGACGGACAATGCAGGCGAGGACGCAAGCCAGGAAGTGGGCGTCGGGCCGCATCCGCAGCCCTGGCCCGATGACCCGCGGCTGGCCCCGGAGCTGCTCGAGGCAGGAGACCGCCGCAACGTGATCGACCGGTTCCGCTACTGGCGCACGGAGGCAATCGCCGAGGAGTTGGCCGGTAGCGCATTCCCGTTCCACGTCGCCATCGAGAACTTCCGCCACGACATGAACATCGGAACGGTGGTGCGCAACGCCAACGCGTTCGGCGCGGCGGGGGTTCACATCGTCGGCAAGCGCCGCTGGAACCGTCGCGGGGCCATGGTCACCGACCGCTACCTCGATGTCCACCACCACGACTCGGTGGCCGCGCTCGGCGAGTGGGCCGATGAGGCCGCTCTGGCGTTGGTCGGGATCGACAACCTGGCGGATTCCACGCCGCTGGAGGGCGCGCCACTTCCGCGTGACTGCGTGCTGCTGTTCGGCCAGGAGGGCCCCGGCCTGTCAGCGGAGGCCCACGCCCTGTGTGCAGAGGTCCGTTCCATCACGATGTACGGCTCGACCAGGTCGATCAACGCGGGGGTTGCCTCCGGCATCGCGATGCACAGCTGGCTGGCAGCGCACGCGGGGCACCGGTAG
- a CDS encoding alpha-galactosidase yields the protein MEVHRHRTSVDAAEPEAISVSMRATARGFAWRIANTSAATAAVNSVTAACTIEGISGRLRMYRNGWQSWSETGVATLGVDTDPALTPGALELQIMSHHADSSLPAPGRLRSEMVTVVSDDRGAVLAGFLGGDLHEGTIWLAHGPTGQELHVQAFLGGAELAPGEERDLHEVRLETIGDANDALADWAGEYGRRSLARVRAPYQLGWCSWYHYFEHVREIDMRENLAAASDWPIQVFQLDDGFQSEVGDWLSTDETFPSGLGAIASAVDRAGMRPGLWLAPFLVAPGSRLAQRNPDWIARYADGTPLIAMYNDHWGGFVHTLDTSRPDVQEHLEGLARSVVQMGFTYLKLDFTYAPAMQGIYSDASMTPAQRVRAGYDAIRRGAGDSAFLLGCGAPLGATVGVVDGMRIGADVAPWWSPLRDLWDVPGYMGTIPATVNAWRNTLSRSFMHRKLWLNDPDCLMLRHTDTDLDEGQVRAWAMAVAVSGGMAVISDNLATLDRRSAALLDEVLEIGARSDAAAAEGHAARCNDLMVSPLPTRLSAAGMLLEGEPERGFVRLIAESGDVSE from the coding sequence GTGGAGGTACACCGCCACCGCACGAGCGTCGACGCGGCGGAGCCCGAGGCGATCTCGGTCTCCATGCGCGCAACCGCCCGCGGGTTCGCGTGGCGAATCGCCAACACTTCCGCGGCGACAGCCGCCGTCAACTCGGTGACAGCCGCTTGCACCATCGAAGGGATTTCGGGGCGCCTTCGGATGTACCGAAATGGGTGGCAATCGTGGAGCGAGACCGGTGTGGCCACCCTCGGGGTCGATACCGATCCAGCGCTCACGCCGGGGGCCCTCGAGTTGCAGATCATGTCGCACCACGCCGACAGTTCACTGCCTGCTCCGGGTCGCCTGCGCTCGGAGATGGTTACCGTCGTGAGCGACGATCGCGGCGCCGTGCTGGCCGGATTCCTTGGTGGAGACCTGCACGAGGGAACGATCTGGCTGGCGCATGGACCCACGGGCCAGGAACTCCATGTGCAGGCCTTCCTCGGCGGCGCCGAGCTGGCCCCGGGCGAGGAACGGGACCTCCATGAGGTGCGCCTCGAGACAATCGGCGACGCCAACGATGCCCTGGCTGACTGGGCAGGCGAATACGGCCGCCGATCCCTGGCCAGGGTGCGCGCTCCATACCAGCTCGGCTGGTGCTCCTGGTACCACTACTTCGAGCATGTACGCGAGATCGACATGCGCGAGAACCTGGCAGCGGCATCCGACTGGCCAATCCAGGTGTTCCAGCTGGATGACGGGTTCCAGTCTGAAGTCGGTGACTGGCTGAGCACCGACGAGACCTTTCCCTCGGGTCTCGGTGCGATCGCCTCCGCAGTCGACCGCGCAGGGATGCGCCCCGGCCTGTGGCTGGCCCCGTTCCTGGTGGCGCCGGGCTCGAGGCTCGCGCAGCGCAACCCCGACTGGATCGCCCGGTACGCCGACGGTACGCCCCTCATCGCGATGTATAACGACCACTGGGGTGGTTTCGTGCACACGCTCGACACGTCGCGCCCCGACGTGCAGGAACACCTCGAGGGCCTTGCCCGGTCGGTCGTCCAGATGGGGTTCACCTACCTGAAGCTCGACTTCACCTATGCGCCCGCGATGCAGGGCATCTACTCCGACGCCTCGATGACGCCGGCGCAGCGTGTGCGTGCCGGTTATGACGCGATCCGCCGGGGTGCGGGCGACAGCGCGTTCCTGCTCGGCTGCGGTGCGCCATTGGGTGCGACGGTCGGTGTGGTTGACGGGATGCGCATCGGCGCCGACGTGGCGCCGTGGTGGTCGCCGCTGCGTGACCTCTGGGACGTGCCCGGCTACATGGGCACGATCCCCGCGACGGTCAACGCGTGGCGCAACACGCTGAGTCGCTCATTCATGCACCGCAAGCTCTGGCTCAACGACCCGGACTGCCTGATGCTCCGGCACACCGACACCGACCTCGACGAGGGTCAGGTGCGTGCGTGGGCGATGGCGGTGGCGGTCAGCGGTGGCATGGCGGTCATCAGCGACAACCTGGCCACGCTCGACCGGCGTTCCGCTGCCCTGCTCGATGAGGTCCTGGAGATCGGTGCCCGTTCCGACGCTGCCGCCGCCGAGGGTCACGCGGCGCGCTGCAATGACCTGATGGTGTCGCCGCTGCCCACGCGCCTGAGTGCGGCCGGAATGCTGCTCGAAGGGGAGCCGGAGCGCGGCTTCGTACGCCTCATTGCCGAGTCGGGCGACGTCTCGGAGTGA
- a CDS encoding cobalamin biosynthesis protein CbiX, which yields MATILVAHGSRNEAAQRAHEQLVDAVAARLAGDDAARVLAAYLEMADPDIATAIDSAVANGAMAVRILPCFLHPGNHVEVDIPAIARVAADDHPEVSIEVLSHLGSHEALVGMLADMLSDDRPAGPAGSPP from the coding sequence GTGGCCACGATCCTCGTGGCGCATGGCAGCCGCAACGAGGCGGCTCAGCGCGCCCACGAGCAGCTGGTCGACGCGGTTGCGGCAAGGCTCGCGGGCGACGATGCCGCCCGGGTTCTGGCCGCCTACCTCGAGATGGCGGATCCCGACATCGCGACGGCCATCGATTCCGCGGTCGCCAACGGTGCCATGGCGGTCCGGATCCTGCCGTGCTTCCTGCACCCGGGCAACCACGTCGAGGTCGACATACCTGCGATCGCCCGGGTCGCTGCCGACGATCATCCTGAGGTCAGCATCGAGGTGCTGTCACACCTGGGTTCGCACGAAGCACTGGTCGGCATGCTGGCCGACATGCTCAGCGACGACCGACCCGCGGGACCGGCCGGATCCCCGCCCTAG